In Kordiimonas sp. SCSIO 12610, the following are encoded in one genomic region:
- a CDS encoding MBL fold metallo-hydrolase gives MNLDLSDANFGTLEQITPLVAKVLCKNPSPYTFTGTQTYIVGTSSVAVIDPGPVDMEHGNAILKAIGGRDVSHILVTHTHLDHSPLSNWLSEQTGAPIYAFGRHGTGRSGGLEFEEVEAGADKDFTPDHIIADGDSINGDDWTLECIHTPGHTSNHVCFKLNEENSIFVGDHLMKWATTVISPPDGDMRAYLKSIEKLKSFKADTLYPTHGPTIENGNAFIRGVIIHRKMREGQILEHLKGGPCTIPHIVKSMYKDVDKRLHGAAARSVFAHIIALHDENRIACEGPLSLTTSYYLP, from the coding sequence ATGAATCTCGATCTATCAGATGCCAACTTTGGGACGCTTGAGCAAATCACACCGCTTGTTGCGAAGGTACTTTGTAAAAATCCAAGCCCCTATACGTTTACAGGCACACAAACCTATATTGTCGGCACGTCATCGGTGGCAGTGATTGACCCCGGCCCTGTCGATATGGAACACGGAAACGCCATCCTAAAGGCAATCGGTGGGCGCGACGTTAGTCATATTCTAGTGACCCATACTCACCTGGACCATTCCCCGCTTTCAAACTGGCTGTCTGAGCAAACAGGTGCGCCAATATATGCGTTTGGCAGGCACGGAACAGGCCGATCCGGCGGACTAGAATTTGAAGAGGTCGAAGCAGGCGCCGATAAGGACTTTACGCCCGATCATATCATTGCTGACGGCGACAGTATCAATGGCGATGATTGGACATTGGAGTGCATCCACACGCCCGGTCACACCTCCAATCATGTCTGTTTTAAACTCAATGAGGAAAATTCTATTTTCGTTGGTGACCACCTGATGAAGTGGGCAACAACGGTCATTTCGCCGCCTGACGGTGACATGCGGGCCTATTTAAAAAGCATAGAGAAACTAAAATCATTCAAAGCTGACACACTTTACCCCACCCACGGGCCTACAATAGAAAACGGCAATGCTTTTATCCGCGGTGTAATCATCCACCGAAAAATGCGCGAAGGCCAGATATTAGAGCATCTTAAGGGCGGTCCTTGCACAATCCCTCACATCGTCAAAAGCATGTATAAGGATGTGGACAAACGCCTCCACGGCGCGGCAGCGCGCTCGGTTTTCGCGCATATTATCGCGCTCCATGACGAAAATCGTATTGCCTGCGAAGGCCCCTTATCGCTTACAACCTCATATTATCTGCCATAA
- the modA gene encoding molybdate ABC transporter substrate-binding protein gives MPENISLADSQTAPPLNVFAAASLTSVLNSLNNHWQNQSSETTPTIVTGPSGTLARQIAAKAPADIFISANKEWIDYLTTTGSIATDVETLASNRLVLAIPKNNKAMVPINALSGIKSFLLSSHRIAIANPKISPLGAYTVNSLQKINLWSEVEAKAAYANNARATLLLVERGNIPGIVYQSSAIQSDKVEIIASFKNAEDIQYYAAIITGSKNKKAAADYLKFLMSKQAENIWQSFGFSSKLQNPIED, from the coding sequence ATGCCTGAGAATATTTCGTTGGCAGATAGTCAAACCGCGCCCCCCCTTAATGTCTTTGCCGCAGCGAGCTTAACATCCGTATTGAATAGCCTGAACAATCATTGGCAAAATCAAAGCTCCGAGACTACACCCACAATTGTAACCGGCCCAAGCGGCACGCTCGCACGTCAAATCGCTGCAAAGGCCCCTGCAGATATCTTTATTTCTGCTAACAAAGAATGGATTGATTATCTGACAACAACGGGCTCGATCGCAACAGACGTCGAAACCCTAGCAAGCAATAGGCTTGTTCTCGCGATACCAAAAAATAACAAAGCTATGGTTCCAATAAACGCTCTTTCAGGCATAAAATCTTTCCTTCTATCATCGCACCGCATAGCAATTGCCAATCCAAAAATCTCACCGCTTGGCGCGTATACAGTTAACAGCCTTCAAAAAATCAATCTATGGAGCGAAGTAGAAGCCAAAGCAGCATATGCCAATAACGCCCGCGCTACTCTACTGCTTGTAGAAAGAGGAAATATTCCAGGTATCGTTTATCAAAGCAGTGCGATACAAAGCGACAAAGTAGAAATCATCGCATCTTTCAAAAATGCCGAAGACATTCAATATTATGCGGCTATTATTACAGGCAGTAAGAACAAAAAGGCAGCCGCCGACTATTTAAAGTTCCTGATGTCCAAGCAGGCTGAAAATATATGGCAATCCTTTGGGTTTTCATCCAAACTTCAAAACCCTATAGAAGATTAA
- a CDS encoding PEPxxWA-CTERM sorting domain-containing protein, giving the protein MRHLTKLIAAAAVFAGSLAASASTTFDFTTGAGAGVRNADDSLTFTLGTLSVDVFGFRANDNDLTLPLSGGLDNDGVLQNSFGLVFDLEGDPDGVGGGDDHRVDGAFSNEILVFRFNQKVTIETANFSFFSGNFTGFGGVEFTPNSLTAGLINPNPGSIASTVNLNLGQGNTFGLGAIGSRDAFKLQSLTVSAVPEPATWLMMILGFGIVGLARKRRTSKQFA; this is encoded by the coding sequence ATGAGACACTTAACTAAATTAATCGCTGCAGCAGCCGTATTCGCGGGCTCACTTGCTGCTTCAGCTAGTACAACTTTTGATTTTACAACAGGCGCTGGCGCTGGCGTTCGCAACGCGGACGACTCTTTAACCTTTACGCTTGGAACTCTAAGCGTTGATGTTTTTGGTTTCCGTGCTAACGACAACGACCTTACTTTGCCTTTAAGTGGTGGGTTGGATAACGACGGCGTTCTGCAGAACAGTTTTGGGTTGGTATTCGATCTTGAAGGTGACCCAGATGGCGTTGGTGGAGGTGATGATCACCGTGTAGATGGTGCATTCAGCAACGAAATCTTAGTTTTCCGGTTCAACCAGAAGGTAACTATCGAGACAGCTAATTTCAGCTTCTTCAGTGGTAATTTTACTGGGTTTGGCGGTGTTGAATTCACACCAAATAGTCTAACGGCTGGGTTAATCAATCCTAATCCTGGCTCAATAGCAAGCACTGTTAATTTGAACCTTGGTCAAGGAAATACATTCGGATTGGGTGCTATTGGAAGTCGTGATGCGTTTAAACTGCAATCGCTTACCGTATCGGCTGTTCCTGAGCCAGCGACTTGGTTGATGATGATCCTTGGGTTTGGCATTGTTGGGCTGGCGCGCAAACGCCGCACAAGCAAGCAATTTGCATAA
- a CDS encoding PEPxxWA-CTERM sorting domain-containing protein translates to MKKLLKTIAAAAFFIAPAANATTVFNVDFDFRQGGGAVDEAFFSVMGVDLAVRAGTFDSDGIRIGTRDVFQSTGGLGVLGPDEERPRQGDEVPDSTNVDGRRANDILVFDFSQRVRLNSVTFSFVDDNDQFRFFQDVDGFGQLIGFGGNTPIVGGQVDIPFSNTFSFAPGLFASELFGIGAAQGNDDFRIAGFSVTAIPEPATWLMMILGFGLTGLSLQRRRKYASA, encoded by the coding sequence ATGAAAAAATTACTCAAGACAATTGCTGCTGCGGCATTCTTTATTGCTCCTGCAGCTAATGCAACTACAGTTTTTAATGTTGATTTCGATTTCAGACAAGGCGGCGGTGCCGTTGATGAAGCATTTTTCTCAGTGATGGGTGTAGACTTGGCAGTTCGCGCGGGCACGTTTGACAGCGATGGTATTCGCATCGGTACACGTGATGTGTTCCAGTCTACTGGAGGTCTCGGTGTTTTAGGCCCTGATGAGGAAAGACCACGCCAAGGTGATGAAGTTCCAGATTCGACAAATGTTGACGGTCGCCGCGCCAATGACATTCTTGTTTTTGATTTCAGCCAGCGCGTGCGTTTGAACTCTGTAACATTCTCGTTTGTTGATGATAACGATCAGTTCCGTTTCTTCCAGGATGTTGATGGCTTCGGTCAGTTGATCGGCTTTGGTGGTAATACCCCAATAGTTGGTGGTCAGGTTGATATTCCGTTCTCAAACACATTCTCGTTTGCACCAGGCCTTTTTGCCTCTGAACTATTTGGAATTGGCGCCGCGCAAGGTAACGACGACTTCCGTATCGCGGGCTTTAGCGTTACAGCTATTCCAGAGCCGGCAACTTGGTTGATGATGATCCTGGGCTTTGGCCTAACAGGTCTATCACTACAGCGCCGCCGTAAATACGCGAGCGCGTAA
- a CDS encoding polyprenyl synthetase family protein produces the protein MVADEMNEVNEAILNRMESPVALIPQLAGHLIASGGKRLRPMLTLASARMLGYEGKRHINLAACVEFIHTATLLHDDVVDESELRRGRKTANVIWGNQPSVLVGDFLFSRSFELMVEDGSLKVLKILSRASSIIAEGEVLQLTTANDTSTTEEVYLEVIAAKTAALFAAACEISGVVAEQGEKVETALSTYGKYLGIAFQIVDDVLDYSAKQATLGKTVGDDFREGKITLPIILAFHRGDDEERAFWNRTMADLNQQDGDLDHALDLLNKHTALEDTIERAKHYGAMAKDALGTFPNNPAKQVLCDIVDFCISRAY, from the coding sequence ATGGTCGCTGATGAAATGAATGAGGTGAACGAGGCTATCCTGAACCGTATGGAAAGCCCGGTTGCTCTTATCCCGCAATTAGCAGGTCATTTGATCGCGTCTGGCGGCAAACGATTACGTCCAATGCTGACCCTCGCGTCCGCGCGCATGCTAGGATACGAAGGCAAGCGCCACATTAACCTAGCAGCATGTGTAGAGTTTATCCACACAGCAACCTTATTACATGATGATGTGGTTGATGAAAGCGAACTGCGCCGTGGCCGCAAAACCGCAAATGTGATCTGGGGTAACCAACCGAGTGTACTGGTTGGTGACTTCCTCTTCAGCCGGTCCTTCGAATTAATGGTAGAAGATGGCTCCCTGAAGGTTTTGAAGATTTTATCACGCGCATCCTCCATTATCGCCGAGGGTGAAGTTCTTCAGCTAACGACCGCGAATGACACCTCAACAACCGAAGAGGTTTACCTCGAAGTTATTGCCGCGAAAACGGCTGCCCTCTTTGCAGCTGCCTGTGAAATTTCGGGCGTAGTTGCCGAGCAAGGTGAAAAGGTTGAAACCGCGCTTTCTACATACGGCAAATATCTTGGTATTGCCTTTCAAATTGTTGACGATGTTCTCGATTATTCCGCGAAACAGGCAACGCTTGGCAAAACAGTCGGCGACGACTTCCGCGAAGGCAAAATTACCCTGCCTATCATTCTTGCGTTCCACCGCGGAGATGATGAAGAACGCGCTTTTTGGAACCGAACCATGGCTGACCTTAACCAGCAGGACGGTGATCTTGATCATGCCCTTGATCTCTTGAACAAGCATACAGCGCTTGAAGACACGATCGAGCGCGCGAAACATTACGGCGCCATGGCAAAGGACGCGTTAGGAACTTTCCCGAACAATCCTGCGAAACAGGTTCTTTGTGATATTGTTGATTTCTGCATTTCACGCGCCTACTAG
- a CDS encoding tRNA1(Val) (adenine(37)-N6)-methyltransferase, with product MAENETIDNFLDGSVRLIQPKDGYRVSMDTVLLAASVPAKSGDHVLEGGIGSAGASLCLARRVEGVSVTGIEIQDEMVALAEKNIVLNGLEDSVLVQKASIKDLSGPQSRYDHVMINPPYLPEGKAIRPPDDNKGQAHMDLNATLKDWIRFCVHYAKQKGTITIVYRADRMDEVISHLYGRVGDLIIMPFWPRAGRKAKRVIIQGRKGVSGAVSLLPGLALHGEEERYTSAAEEILRKGKALDLKGFARSL from the coding sequence ATGGCTGAAAATGAAACCATAGATAATTTTCTCGATGGTAGTGTTCGCCTGATCCAACCTAAGGATGGATACAGAGTATCGATGGATACTGTGTTGCTTGCGGCCTCTGTCCCCGCAAAATCAGGTGACCATGTTCTTGAAGGGGGGATTGGCTCGGCTGGCGCCTCACTTTGCCTTGCCAGACGTGTTGAGGGTGTTAGCGTTACGGGGATTGAAATTCAGGATGAAATGGTTGCCTTGGCCGAGAAAAATATTGTTCTGAATGGACTGGAAGATAGTGTTTTAGTTCAAAAGGCATCGATCAAGGATTTGTCCGGTCCTCAATCCCGTTATGATCATGTAATGATAAACCCGCCGTACTTGCCAGAAGGTAAGGCCATAAGGCCACCTGACGACAATAAAGGCCAGGCGCATATGGACCTGAATGCAACCCTCAAGGATTGGATCAGGTTTTGTGTCCATTATGCAAAGCAAAAAGGAACCATTACAATTGTTTACCGTGCTGACCGTATGGATGAAGTGATCAGTCACTTATACGGCCGGGTCGGTGATTTGATTATTATGCCATTTTGGCCGCGCGCAGGGCGCAAGGCAAAGCGGGTAATCATTCAAGGTCGCAAGGGTGTATCTGGTGCAGTATCCTTGTTGCCGGGGTTGGCGTTGCACGGCGAAGAAGAGCGTTACACCAGCGCGGCAGAGGAAATATTGCGAAAAGGTAAGGCGCTTGACTTGAAAGGCTTTGCACGCAGTCTTTAA
- a CDS encoding S49 family peptidase, giving the protein MRKTISTAWFQLKKTVFGEPAPKVAVIRLEGVIASGGGRFRSNLNLASVADQIEQAFTMQGVKAVALLVNSPGGSPVQSAMITDRIRAYADEKDIPVLAFAEDVAASGGYMISLAADEIYVNEASLVGSIGVISSGFGFQEAIKKIGVERRVYTAGESKSMLDSFADEKEEDIARLREIQDEIHEFFKSMVRKRRGKRLKGLRGKIFSGDVFTGNEAIKLGLVDGVGDVRSVMRDRFGDKVVLKVVGEKKSKFGALLGLKSGQISIDEIVTANRLGKVEDLPAGLISAVEERMWWNRFGL; this is encoded by the coding sequence ATGCGCAAAACAATTTCGACAGCATGGTTTCAACTGAAAAAAACTGTTTTTGGTGAACCAGCGCCGAAGGTCGCTGTTATCCGCCTGGAAGGGGTAATTGCCTCTGGCGGTGGTCGTTTCCGCTCAAATCTAAACTTGGCGAGTGTAGCAGATCAAATTGAGCAGGCTTTCACCATGCAGGGTGTAAAGGCGGTGGCTCTTCTCGTTAATTCGCCGGGTGGTTCGCCGGTTCAGTCAGCGATGATTACAGATAGAATTCGCGCATATGCCGACGAAAAAGACATTCCTGTCTTGGCGTTTGCTGAGGATGTCGCCGCGTCTGGTGGCTATATGATATCGCTCGCAGCAGACGAAATTTATGTGAATGAAGCCTCGCTTGTTGGAAGTATCGGCGTTATTTCAAGCGGATTTGGTTTTCAGGAAGCTATCAAGAAAATAGGTGTCGAACGCCGCGTTTACACAGCCGGCGAAAGCAAATCCATGCTCGATAGCTTTGCTGATGAAAAAGAAGAAGATATTGCAAGGCTCCGCGAAATTCAGGATGAAATCCACGAATTTTTCAAATCAATGGTCAGAAAACGCCGCGGTAAGCGTCTCAAAGGACTGCGGGGCAAGATATTCTCTGGCGATGTGTTTACCGGGAATGAAGCGATTAAGCTTGGTTTGGTTGACGGCGTCGGCGATGTTCGCTCGGTCATGCGGGACCGTTTCGGCGACAAGGTCGTTTTGAAAGTCGTTGGTGAAAAGAAATCAAAATTTGGCGCTTTGTTGGGCTTAAAAAGCGGACAGATATCAATTGATGAAATTGTAACAGCAAACCGATTGGGTAAGGTTGAAGATTTGCCAGCAGGGTTAATCAGTGCTGTTGAAGAACGTATGTGGTGGAACAGATTTGGGCTGTAA
- a CDS encoding chorismate mutase, with amino-acid sequence MELNHKKKLQEYRESIDNIDAALVFMLAERFKITKKVGFYKKEHDLPPADPSREEKQIARLRDLAKSANLDPAFSEKFLHFIIREVIQHHERIRENGEI; translated from the coding sequence ATGGAATTGAATCACAAAAAGAAACTTCAGGAATACCGCGAAAGCATTGATAATATTGATGCTGCACTTGTTTTTATGTTGGCGGAACGCTTTAAGATTACAAAAAAAGTTGGTTTTTATAAGAAAGAGCATGATCTGCCACCCGCTGATCCATCACGGGAGGAAAAGCAAATTGCGAGGCTCAGGGATCTCGCGAAATCTGCTAACCTCGATCCGGCTTTCAGTGAAAAGTTCCTTCATTTTATTATTCGCGAGGTTATTCAGCACCATGAGCGAATTAGGGAAAACGGCGAAATATGA
- the map gene encoding type I methionyl aminopeptidase, which yields MTVNDVDSLKKLQEIGAICRDVLREMGAAVRPGVTPRELDMIGGRMLAERGAQSAPMLAYDFPGFTCISVETAIAHGIPDDVPLQEGQLVNIDVSAEKDGFFGDTGASFAVGEISVERQKLLDVTQTAQRKAMYAAKAGEPINIIAKVVEREAKKHGYNIIEGLNGHGVGAWIHEEPTVSNKYYPSDRKRLVEGQVLTIEPFLATKSRSYAEDDDGWTLRLANGGIGAQFEHSFVVTKGAPIILTA from the coding sequence ATGACAGTTAATGATGTCGATAGTTTAAAAAAACTTCAGGAAATTGGGGCAATCTGCCGCGATGTACTCCGCGAGATGGGGGCAGCGGTTAGGCCAGGGGTAACACCGCGCGAGCTTGATATGATCGGTGGGCGTATGCTCGCTGAACGAGGTGCGCAGTCAGCGCCCATGCTTGCTTATGATTTTCCGGGCTTTACCTGTATTTCGGTCGAAACTGCGATCGCGCACGGTATTCCTGATGATGTTCCGCTTCAGGAAGGGCAATTGGTCAACATCGATGTATCAGCGGAAAAAGATGGTTTCTTCGGTGATACAGGGGCAAGCTTCGCGGTTGGTGAAATCAGCGTTGAGCGGCAGAAATTGTTGGATGTTACCCAAACGGCGCAGCGCAAGGCCATGTATGCGGCTAAGGCAGGCGAGCCCATCAATATTATCGCCAAGGTGGTTGAGCGAGAAGCGAAAAAGCATGGCTATAATATCATTGAAGGATTGAACGGCCACGGTGTTGGCGCATGGATCCACGAGGAACCTACCGTTTCCAATAAATATTACCCGAGCGACCGCAAACGCCTTGTGGAAGGACAGGTTCTAACAATTGAACCTTTTCTTGCGACCAAAAGCAGATCGTACGCGGAGGATGATGATGGTTGGACACTCCGTCTTGCAAATGGTGGAATTGGTGCCCAGTTCGAGCACAGTTTTGTCGTGACCAAGGGTGCTCCTATCATTCTGACGGCCTAG
- a CDS encoding methyl-accepting chemotaxis protein, producing the protein MFQKISVSVKLAILAAFSIIGVLLIGGFGYINTDKLGDTFTEYRATARAQNLVSDIAEDFMQMRIAALKYRTSLNGEQAREVTNNYAEIVETQGLIQQLIADPSTRTLLTELEEEITAYNSAFNRAVQSDDTITRDEIYASALDQIGPRVALALDGLQNKLQTAQDTLGPNAAEIVNESKANMPIIVVMATLVIGVSVLSLALSIIKPMARITEVMTKMAETGDASLAIPGLARGDELGAIAKALKLFQNSLIEKAELEEQQRAQAEADRIARQEMERLEQAKERERLAAEQTAQEEQRLANKKLRQELAASFEADIGALIQDVMAAIEQVNSSVQSMSSLASATSESAGVAKGNAEQTTASVEQVSAAAEELSASIEAINHQINQSQRANDRAQNQAEAMASTVESLSASAGHIGEVVDLISDIAEQTNLLALNATIEAARAGEAGKGFAVVASEVKQLAAQTATATEEISGQISEIRKGVEGAVSGISAVSGTMEEVNDIALDVAEAVRQQGEATQEIAVSVNHAAGGAGKVLGVVNDVNAASSDTLGHANDVLGAVSELRSKASALNDKANHFVQEMM; encoded by the coding sequence ATGTTTCAAAAAATTTCAGTTTCTGTCAAACTTGCTATTCTGGCGGCATTTTCCATCATTGGTGTTCTTCTTATTGGTGGATTTGGTTATATAAATACCGACAAATTGGGTGATACATTCACCGAATACCGCGCCACCGCGCGTGCACAAAATCTGGTTTCTGATATCGCAGAAGACTTCATGCAGATGCGTATAGCAGCGCTTAAATACCGAACAAGCTTGAACGGTGAACAGGCGCGTGAAGTTACTAATAATTATGCCGAGATCGTCGAAACTCAGGGCCTTATCCAACAACTGATTGCAGATCCATCGACACGTACCCTCTTGACCGAGTTGGAGGAAGAAATAACCGCCTATAACTCTGCTTTTAACCGCGCTGTTCAGTCCGATGATACCATAACCCGTGATGAAATTTATGCCAGCGCTCTCGATCAAATCGGCCCCCGCGTTGCATTGGCGCTTGATGGGCTTCAGAACAAACTGCAAACCGCACAGGATACGCTCGGCCCAAATGCCGCTGAAATTGTTAACGAGAGCAAGGCGAATATGCCCATCATTGTTGTTATGGCTACGTTAGTGATTGGTGTCAGTGTTTTATCACTCGCTCTATCGATCATTAAGCCGATGGCACGTATTACCGAGGTTATGACCAAAATGGCAGAAACTGGCGATGCCAGCCTTGCGATCCCCGGCCTCGCCCGCGGCGATGAATTGGGTGCAATTGCCAAGGCCCTGAAACTGTTTCAAAACAGCTTGATTGAAAAAGCAGAACTTGAGGAACAGCAAAGAGCGCAAGCGGAAGCTGATAGGATCGCCCGCCAGGAAATGGAGAGGCTTGAACAAGCGAAAGAGCGAGAGCGGCTCGCGGCAGAACAGACAGCACAGGAAGAACAAAGGTTGGCGAACAAAAAACTACGTCAGGAACTCGCTGCAAGCTTTGAGGCAGATATTGGGGCGCTTATTCAGGATGTGATGGCTGCTATAGAGCAAGTAAACAGCTCGGTGCAGTCCATGTCCTCACTGGCGTCAGCAACGAGCGAAAGCGCGGGCGTCGCTAAAGGAAATGCAGAACAAACAACAGCAAGTGTAGAGCAGGTTTCAGCCGCAGCAGAGGAATTATCGGCGTCCATTGAAGCTATTAATCATCAAATAAACCAGTCACAGCGTGCCAACGATAGGGCACAAAATCAGGCAGAGGCTATGGCATCGACAGTTGAAAGCCTGTCTGCCTCCGCAGGACATATCGGCGAAGTGGTTGACCTTATTTCTGACATTGCCGAGCAAACAAATTTACTGGCCCTCAATGCAACGATAGAGGCAGCGCGCGCTGGCGAGGCGGGCAAGGGCTTTGCTGTTGTCGCGTCAGAGGTCAAACAATTAGCTGCGCAAACGGCAACAGCAACAGAGGAAATTTCCGGTCAGATATCCGAAATTCGAAAAGGTGTCGAAGGCGCTGTGTCTGGGATTTCCGCTGTCTCTGGCACGATGGAAGAGGTGAATGATATCGCCCTTGATGTTGCAGAGGCCGTGCGGCAACAGGGCGAAGCCACACAGGAAATTGCGGTCTCTGTCAATCACGCGGCAGGTGGTGCTGGAAAAGTGCTTGGTGTGGTAAATGATGTCAATGCTGCGTCTTCTGATACGCTCGGGCATGCAAACGATGTTTTGGGGGCCGTTTCCGAACTTCGGTCCAAGGCCTCGGCCCTGAATGACAAAGCCAATCACTTTGTTCAGGAAATGATGTAA